One window from the genome of Zymoseptoria tritici IPO323 chromosome 11, whole genome shotgun sequence encodes:
- the MgAtr4 gene encoding ABC transporter (ABC-G family, PDR type, TC no 3.A.1.205. Capable of pleiotropic drug resistance and involved in pathogenesis on wheat.): protein MATGGSASTPIVGDYNPERVEQLFDIPRPEQGNIYVEAENAARTPSGAQESQLSGSTPGINTADHADDSYLTANGREAAESINDDKKSSGFNSDDDQPINAEERNILRRLATNSRRSMNNTNEDPEALQRTGTLDGLGMDDPVFDPNSPRFDLYKWLKLTLKLVNDEDIKIKRSGLAFKDLHVSGSGSALNLQPTVSSMLSAPLRIGEMFSMAKKPHKQILRSFDGLMKSGELLIVLGRPGSGCSTLLKSLTGQMHGLTMDEKTTIHYNGIDQKQMIKEFQGEVIYNQEVDKHFPHLTVGQTLEHAAALRMSQQRPLGTSRQSAVEYLTQVVMAVYGLSHTYNTKVGNDFVRGVSGGERKRVSIAEMALAGSALAAWDNSTRGLDSATALTFIKALRLNADLVGSAHAVAIYQASQAIYDLFDKAIVLYEGREIFFGKASVAKKYFEDMGFYCPSRQTTGDFLTSVTNPAERQLREGYEDRAPRTADDFEKYWHDSPEYQTLQKEIQAYEEEYPVGNSSELEAFRSFKNDNQAKHARPKSPYVVSVPMQIKLNTKRSWQRIWGDKAQTFTPMIFNVIIALIIGSIFFNSPPATSAFTARGAVLFFAILINALSAISEINSLYDQRPIVEKHKSYAFYHPATEAIAGIVMDVPLKFVVAVCFNLVLYFMSGLRREPAQFFLFFLIAFVSTFVMSAVFRTLAALTKTISQAMALSGVMVLALVIYTGFVVPTKYMKPWFGWIRWINPIFYAFEILVANEFHAREFECSQFIPTYTQFGGETFICSVVGAVAGELTVTGDAYIAEMYGYYYSHVWRNFGILLAFFFAFMVIYFVAVELNSSTSSTAEVLVFRRGHVPAYMQNIDKPGKEDGEAAAAEKGPEKGDEGGDVSAIPPQTDIFTWRDVDYDIEIKGEPRRLLDHVSGWVKPGTLTALMGTSGAGKTTLLDVLAQRTTMGVVTGNMFVNGAPLDDSFQRKTGYVQQQDLHLETSTVRESLRFSAMLRQPRTVSKQEKYEYVEEVIKMLNMEDFAEAVVGVPGEGLNVEQRKLLTIGVELAAKPKLLLFLDEPTSGLDSQSAWAICAFLRKLADAGQAVLCTIHQPSAILFQEFDRLLFLRKGGHTVYFGDIGKNSRTLLDYFESNGARDCGEEENPAEYMLEIVGDDSSDWVGTWNDSKEAGEVQQEIERIHKERSSAAKNSTDDNDDPYAHAEFAMPFGAQLKMVTHRVFQQYWRMPSYLFAKMALSIAAGLFIGFSFYSADATLQGMQNVIYSLFMLTTIFSTLVQQIQPLFVTQRSLYEVRERPSKAYSWKAFLIANMVVEIPYQIIAGILVYATFYYPVVGIQSSERQVLVMLLCIVLFVYASTFAHMCIAAMPDAQTAGAIVTFLFFMALIFNGVMQPPSALPGFWIFMYRVSPFTYWVASMASAMLHDRQVTCSDTEISTFQPPQGQTCGQYMQPYLEGGAAGYLQNPDATADCGYCSIRVADTFLSGVGISWSNRWRDFGLVWVYVFFNLGMAVFLYWFFRVRSHSKKTSKKSKKSGDKKGAAAVAGTEKDDKKVKKTDTSSSSEGNTPAAASVDPEKDAEAQRSGSTTSAKAVKRQTSRTAGLTRTVSEMGQSVLTTNKGRSRANERNAHVY from the coding sequence ATGGCCACAGGCGGGAGCGCGAGCACGCCCATCGTGGGAGACTACAACCCGGAGCGAGTCGAGCAATTATTCGACATTCCCAGGCCGGAGCAGGGCAACATCTACGTCGAGGCTGAGAATGCCGCACGAACACCATCTGGAGCGCAAGAATCGCAACTCTCCGGCTCCACTCCCGGCATCAACACTGCTGATCATGCCGATGATTCGTACCTCACAGCAAACGGCAGAGAGGCGGCCGAGAGCATCAACGACGATAAGAAGTCCTCCGGCTTCAACAGCGATGACGATCAGCCCATCAACGCAGAGGAGCGCAATATTCTCAGGCGACTGGCCACAAACTCGCGCCGCTCAATGAATAACACGAACGAAGACCCGGAAGCTCTGCAAAGGACGGGAACGCTCGACGGCCTCGGTATGGACGACCCGGTCTTTGATCCGAACAGCCCGCGTTTCGACCTCTACAAGTGGTTGAAGCTCACCCTCAAATTGGTCAACGATGAGGACATCAAGATCAAGCGTTCCGGTCTTGCTTTCAAGGACTTGCACGTCAGTGGAAGCGGCTCAGCGCTCAACTTGCAGCCGACTGTCAGCAGCATGTTGAGTGCTCCTCTGCGAATAGGGGAGATGTTCAGCATGGCAAAGAAACCTCACAAGCAAATCCTGCGCAGCTTTGACGGTCTGATGAAGAGCGGAGAGCTACTGATCGTGCTTGGTCGTCCGGGTTCAGGCTGCAGTACTCTTCTCAAATCCCTGACCGGTCAAATGCATGGTCTTACGATGGATGAGAAGACCACCATTCACTACAACGGTATCGATCAGAAGCAGATGATCAAGGAGTTCCAGGGTGAAGTTATCTACAATCAAGAGGTGGACAAGCACTTCCCGCATTTGACAGTCGGTCAGACGCTCGAGCATGCCGCGGCGTTGAGAATGTCGCAGCAACGACCTCTTGGGACTTCCCGTCAGAGTGCGGTGGAGTACCTCACGCAGGTCGTCATGGCTGTGTACGGGCTCAGTCACACATACAACACCAAGGTCGGCAATGACTTCGTCCGTGGTGTCAGTGGAGGAGAGCGAAAGCGTGTCTCCATCGCTGAGATGGCTCTCGCCGGCTCGGCTTTGGCAGCTTGGGACAACTCGACTCGTGGTCTCGACTCCGCCACTGCCCTCACATTCATCAAGGCTCTCCGTCTCAATGCCGACCTCGTTGGATCCGCACACGCCGTCGCTATCTACCAAGCATCTCAAGCCATCTACGATCTCTTCGACAAGGCGATTGTCCTGTATGAAGGCCGCGAGATTTTCTTCGGTAAGGCGAGTGTCGCGAAGAAGTACTTTGAGGACATGGGCTTCTACTGCCCCTCCCGACAGACGACAGGAGACTTCCTCACCTCCGTCACCAACCCCGCAGAACGCCAACTCCGCGAAGGCTACGAAGACCGCGCTCCACGCACCGCCGACGACTTTGAAAAGTACTGGCACGATTCGCCCGAGTACCAGACCCTTCAGAAGGAAATTCAGGCATACGAGGAGGAGTACCCCGTCGGCAACTCCTCCGAACTCGAAGCTTTCCGCAGCTTCAAGAACGACAACCAAGCCAAGCACGCCCGCCCGAAGTCCCCTTACGTCGTCTCCGTGCCCATGCAGATCAAGCTCAACACCAAGCGATCCTGGCAGCGCATCTGGGGTGACAAGGCGCAGACCTTCACGCCCATGATCTTCAACGTCATCATCGCTCTCATCATCGGttccatcttcttcaacagTCCACCTGCGACTTCCGCCTTCACTGCGAGAGGAGCTGTGCTGTTCTTTGCTATTCTGATCAACGCTCTGTCGGCCATCTCGGAAATCAACTCGCTATACGATCAACGTCCGATTGTGGAAAAGCATAAATCCTATGCTTTCTACCATCCTGCAACAGAAGCAATCGCCGGTATCGTCATGGATGTGCCGCTGAAATTCGTGGTCGCCGTGTGCTTCAACTTAGTGCTGTACTTCATGTCTGGCCTCCGACGCGAACCGGCGCAGTTCTTCCtgttcttcctcatcgcttTCGTGTCGACTTTCGTCATGAGCGCCGTGTTCCGAACATTGGCTGCGCTGACCAAGACGATCTCCCAAGCTATGGCGCTGTCCGGAGTCATGGTCCTCGCACTGGTCATCTACACAGGGTTCGTTGTGCCAACCAAGTACATGAAGCCGTGGTTTGGCTGGATTCGATGGATCAACCCGATCTTCTACGCTTTCGAGATTCTCGTCGCCAACGAGTTCCACGCAAGAGAGTTCGAGTGCTCGCAGTTCATCCCAACCTACACTCAGTTCGGCGGTGAGACTTTCATCTGCAGCGTCGTTGGCGCTGTTGCCGGTGAGCTCACCGTCACCGGAGATGCTTACATCGCCGAGATGTATGGCTACTACTACTCGCACGTGTGGAGGAACTTCGGTATCCTGctggccttcttcttcgctttcATGGTCATCTACTTTGTCGCTGTCGAGCTCAACTCCAGcacttcctccaccgccgaggTCCTGGTCTTCCGCCGTGGACATGTTCCCGCTTACATGCAGAACATTGACAAGCCTGGGAaggaagatggcgaggcTGCTGCCGCTGAGAAGGGACCTGAGAAAGGTGACGAGGGCGGCGACGTTAGCGCCATCCCACCACAGACTGACATCTTCACTTGGCGCGACGTGGACTATGATATTGAGATCAAGGGCGAGCCGCGCCGACTCCTCGACCACGTCTCTGGCTGGGTCAAGCCAGGTACTCTGACCGCTCTGATGGGAACTTCTGGAGCCGGAAAGACCACCCTTCTCGATGTGCTCGCCCAACGTACCACTATGGGTGTTGTTACCGGAAACATGTTCGTCAATGGCGCTCCTCTCGATGATTCTTTCCAGCGCAAGACTGGGTACGTCCAACAGCAGGATCTTCATCTCGAAACCTCGACCGTCCGTGAATCGCTTCGCTTCTCCGCTATGCTTCGTCAACCTCGTACTGTCAGCAAGCAAGAAAAGTACGAGTACGTCGAGGAGGTTATCAAGATGCTGAACATGGAGGACTTCGCCGAGGCTGTTGTCGGTGTTCCCGGAGAAGGTCTCAACGTCGAGCAGCGTAAGCTGCTTACGATCGGTGTGGAACTCGCTGCTAAGCCAaaactcctcctcttcttggACGAGCCTACCTCCGGTCTCGACTCCCAATCCGCTTGGGCTATCTGCGCCTTCCTTCGCAAGCTCGCCGACGCCGGTCAAGCTGTGCTCTGCACAATTCACCAGCCGTCCGCCATCCTTTTCCAAGAGTTCGACCGcttgctcttcctccgcAAGGGAGGTCACACCGTCTACTTCGGTGACATCGGCAAGAACTCCCGCACTCTGCTGGACTACTTCGAGAGCAACGGTGCCCGCGACTGTGGTGAAGAGGAGAACCCGGCTGAATACATGCTTGAGATTGTTGGTGACGATTCGTCTGACTGGGTTGGAACTTGGAACGACAGCAAGGAAGCCGGCGAGGTACAGCAGGAGATCGAACGCATCCACAAGGAACGCTCCTCCGCGGCGAAGAACTCGaccgacgacaacgacgacccCTACGCCCACGCCGAATTCGCCATGCCTTTCGGCGCCCAACTCAAGATGGTCACTCACCGCGTGTTCCAACAATACTGGCGTATGCCGAGCTACCTGTTCGCGAAAATGGCTCTCTCCATCGCCGCTGGTCTCTTCATCGGTTTCTCCTTCTACTCCGCCGACGCCACCCTCCAGGGAATGCAGAACGTCATCTACTCTCTCTTCATGCTGACCACCATCTTCTCGACTCTGGTCCAGCAAATCCAGCCCCTCTTCGTCACCCAGCGCTCTCTGTACGAAGTCCGCGAGCGCCCATCGAAAGCATACTCCTGGAAAGCCTTCCTCATCGCCAACATGGTCGTCGAAATTCCCTACCAGATCATCGCCGGCATCCTCGTGTACGCGACCTTCTACTATCCCGTCGTCGGCATCCAGTCCTCCGAACGCCAGGTGCTGGTCATGCTTCTCtgcatcgtcctcttcgtctacGCCTCGACATTCGCACACATGTGTATCGCCGCCATGCCGGACGCTCAAACCGCAGGAGCCATCGtcaccttcctcttcttcatggCCCTCATCTTCAACGGTGTCATGCAGCCTCCCAGCGCCCTGCCAGGCTTCTGGATCTTCATGTACCGCGTCTCACCCTTCACTTACTGGGTCGCATCCATGGCCTCCGCCATGCTACACGACCGTCAAGTCACCTGCTCCGACACGGAGATCTCCACCTTCCAACCTCCTCAAGGCCAAACTTGTGGGCAATACATGCAACCCTACCTCGAAGGCGGCGCGGCCGGCTACCTGCAAAACCCCGACGCCACGGCCGACTGTGGATACTGCTCCATTCGAGTTGCGGACACCTTTCTCAGCGGCGTCGGCATCTCCTGGTCCAACCGCTGGAGAGACTTCGGCCTCGTCTGGGTGTACGTCTTCTTCAATTTGGGCATGGCGGTGTTCCTGTACTGGTTCTTCCGCGTGCGCTCGCACTCCAAGAAGACTagcaagaagagcaagaagagcgGCGACAAGAAGGGTGCCGCTGCCGTCGCGGGTACTGAGAAGGACGACAAGAAGGTCAAGAAGACCGAcacgtcctcttcttccgaAGGCAACACTCCCGCTGCCGCTTCCGTCGACCCGGAAAAGGACGCGGAAGCTCAGCGCTCGGGCTCGACGACTTCGGCAAAAGCGGTGAAGAGACAGACTTCACGCACGGCGGGCCTGACGAGGACGGTCAGTGAGATGGGACAGAGCGTGTTGACGACGAATAAAGGCCGGTCGAGGGCGAATGAGAGGAATGCTCATGTCTATTAG